The Pelagibacterium halotolerans B2 genome has a segment encoding these proteins:
- a CDS encoding LolA family protein, which produces MIRLAAAILTGLCALALAMPATAQSRTLTPDEEFILQEISAHNTEIRTMAGRFVQIDSQGGQIEGTFWLKRPDMVRFRYAPPSREEIISQGRGFYVIDRQERTQYAYPQDNVPLRQFLGDQVSLINSNLSDVVMSETHVSVMITDDSPIGVVQVSLIFDRETLDLVQWSLIEPSGVETTFSIAETEKNVEIPDQYFRIDPTYRSVNAPG; this is translated from the coding sequence ATGATTCGCCTCGCCGCTGCCATCCTGACCGGCCTTTGCGCGCTTGCCCTGGCCATGCCGGCAACCGCCCAGTCCCGGACATTGACCCCGGACGAGGAATTCATCCTTCAGGAGATTTCCGCCCACAATACCGAAATCCGCACCATGGCCGGACGTTTCGTCCAGATCGACAGCCAGGGCGGCCAGATCGAGGGGACGTTCTGGCTCAAGCGTCCCGACATGGTCCGCTTCCGCTACGCACCTCCCAGCCGGGAAGAGATCATCTCGCAGGGGCGCGGCTTTTACGTCATCGACCGCCAGGAACGTACGCAATACGCTTATCCTCAGGACAATGTGCCGCTGCGCCAGTTCCTTGGGGACCAGGTCAGCCTCATCAATTCCAACCTGTCCGATGTCGTTATGTCCGAGACCCATGTTTCGGTGATGATTACCGACGACAGCCCTATCGGTGTCGTCCAGGTTTCCCTGATCTTTGACCGCGAGACGCTTGATCTCGTGCAATGGAGCCTTATCGAACCCTCGGGCGTCGAAACCACGTTCTCGATTGCCGAAACCGAAAAGAATGTCGAGATCCCCGACCAGTATTTCCGTATCGATCCGACCTATCGGTCCGTCAACGCTCCAGGCTGA
- the xth gene encoding exodeoxyribonuclease III, whose translation MPSLATWNINSVRLRLPIVLDFLSQYTPDVLCLQEIKCMNDQFPATALADVGYPHQAVHGQKGYHGVAIVSKHPLDEVTARGFCDIPDCRHVSARLDFGKGPLTVHNFYVPAGGDEPNPEINPKFRHKLDFLAEMEEWFDELVFDERQLICGDFNVAPHENDVWSHKQLLRVVSHTPVETEALDRLLSRRNWVDLVRQHIPIEEKVYSWWSYRAKDWDSSDRGRRLDHIWATRDIAAHARAAHILRPARGWSEKPSDHVPVIVEFA comes from the coding sequence ATGCCCTCGCTTGCCACCTGGAACATCAATTCGGTGCGGCTGCGCCTGCCCATCGTCCTCGATTTTCTGTCTCAGTACACCCCCGATGTCCTGTGCCTGCAGGAGATCAAATGCATGAATGACCAGTTCCCGGCCACGGCGCTGGCCGATGTCGGTTACCCGCACCAGGCGGTGCACGGGCAAAAGGGCTACCACGGTGTGGCCATCGTATCGAAACATCCGCTTGACGAAGTTACGGCGCGCGGATTCTGCGACATACCCGATTGCCGCCATGTTTCGGCGCGGCTCGACTTCGGCAAGGGCCCCCTCACCGTTCACAATTTCTACGTCCCGGCAGGCGGCGACGAGCCCAACCCCGAGATCAACCCCAAATTCCGCCATAAGCTCGACTTCCTCGCCGAGATGGAAGAATGGTTCGATGAGCTGGTATTTGATGAGCGTCAGTTGATCTGCGGCGATTTCAACGTCGCGCCGCATGAAAACGACGTCTGGAGCCACAAGCAGCTCCTAAGGGTCGTTTCGCACACGCCTGTGGAGACCGAAGCGCTCGATCGCCTGCTCTCGCGGCGCAACTGGGTCGACCTGGTCCGCCAGCACATTCCGATCGAGGAAAAGGTCTATTCCTGGTGGAGCTACAGAGCCAAGGATTGGGACAGTTCCGACCGTGGCCGCCGCCTCGACCACATATGGGCAACGCGCGACATTGCAGCACACGCAAGAGCGGCCCATATCCTGCGTCCGGCGCGTGGCTGGTCGGAAAAGCCGTCGGATCACGTGCCGGTCATTGTCGAATTCGCATAA
- a CDS encoding cyclic nucleotide-binding domain-containing protein: protein MPIIALNALPGACMDEAAAVAAFAELDIFSSFSDEQLRLLAFVCEEVSLAPGDILYSAGDAADGGYVLVSGALEATHSPVEGSKRFRIEPVALVGELGLMLTRPRGASLRAARTSTLLFVPRGAFLKLLRSHPELAEDVATTIRAELSRYLDSIAQLGGRFSS, encoded by the coding sequence ATGCCAATCATAGCCCTCAACGCGCTGCCGGGGGCATGTATGGACGAGGCGGCGGCCGTGGCCGCATTCGCAGAACTCGACATTTTTTCCAGCTTTTCTGACGAACAGCTGCGCCTTTTGGCGTTTGTCTGCGAAGAGGTTTCGCTGGCGCCGGGCGATATTCTCTATAGCGCCGGCGACGCCGCAGATGGCGGCTACGTGCTTGTTTCAGGCGCCCTTGAGGCGACCCACTCGCCGGTTGAGGGCAGCAAGCGGTTTCGCATCGAGCCCGTCGCGCTTGTGGGCGAACTCGGTCTTATGCTGACGCGCCCGCGCGGGGCTTCGCTCAGGGCGGCGCGAACGAGCACACTGCTTTTCGTACCACGTGGGGCGTTTCTGAAGTTGCTGAGAAGCCATCCCGAACTCGCCGAGGACGTTGCGACGACGATCAGGGCAGAGCTTTCGCGCTATCTCGATTCCATCGCGCAGCTTGGCGGGCGGTTCTCGAGCTGA
- a CDS encoding response regulator transcription factor, translating into MNKRRLLVVDDDTDLRAALVGQLEPYREFDITEAGTASGARETAKASHFDLMLLDVGLPDMDGREALKIMRADGFRAPVIMLTGQDSESDEIRGLESGANDYVTKPFRFSVLLARMRAALRQHDQSEDVVFTIGPYSFQPAAKTLENGDGSKIRLTDKETSILKFLYRQGAKTISRDVLLAEVWGYNNRVTTHTLETHIYRLRQKIERDPSNARLLVTEEGGYRLVP; encoded by the coding sequence ATGAACAAGCGCCGTTTGCTGGTTGTCGATGACGACACCGATTTGCGAGCCGCATTGGTGGGGCAGCTCGAACCCTATCGCGAATTCGATATCACGGAGGCCGGGACGGCGTCCGGTGCGCGTGAAACCGCCAAGGCGAGCCATTTCGATCTCATGCTGCTCGATGTGGGGCTTCCCGACATGGATGGACGCGAAGCGCTCAAGATCATGCGCGCTGACGGATTTCGGGCACCGGTTATCATGTTGACGGGGCAGGATAGTGAGTCCGACGAAATTCGGGGCCTCGAAAGCGGTGCCAATGACTATGTCACCAAACCCTTTCGCTTTTCGGTCCTGCTTGCCCGCATGCGGGCCGCATTGCGTCAGCACGATCAAAGCGAGGATGTGGTCTTTACCATCGGCCCCTACAGCTTCCAGCCAGCCGCCAAGACGCTGGAAAACGGTGACGGCTCGAAAATCCGGCTTACCGACAAGGAAACCTCGATCCTCAAATTTCTCTACCGGCAGGGCGCAAAGACGATCTCCCGCGACGTGCTCCTTGCGGAGGTCTGGGGATACAACAACCGGGTCACCACACACACGCTCGAAACTCACATTTATCGCTTGCGCCAGAAGATCGAACGCGATCCGTCGAACGCACGTCTTCTGGTGACCGAAGAGGGCGGATATCGGCTGGTTCCCTGA
- a CDS encoding YggS family pyridoxal phosphate-dependent enzyme, with amino-acid sequence MSPNAPETAADRLADIKARMERAARRIEGGDVAELVAVSKTFDAEAIVPVIEAGQRHFGENRVQEAQGKWPGLKSEYPDLVLHLIGPLQTNKAADAVALFDVIESVDRDKLARILATEMDKQNRRLPCFVQVNIGGEEQKAGVSTAETVEFVDRCRDQYGLDIVGLMCIPPIDEAPGPYFAQLARLARAAGVSRLSMGMSADFEVAILMGATQVRVGSALFGAR; translated from the coding sequence ATGAGCCCAAACGCCCCGGAAACTGCCGCCGATCGGCTCGCCGACATAAAGGCCCGCATGGAGCGCGCCGCCCGTCGGATTGAAGGAGGGGATGTCGCGGAACTGGTTGCCGTTTCCAAGACCTTCGATGCCGAGGCGATCGTTCCGGTCATAGAGGCCGGACAGCGCCATTTCGGTGAAAATCGCGTCCAGGAGGCACAGGGCAAATGGCCGGGGCTGAAATCGGAATACCCCGATCTCGTCCTGCATCTGATCGGTCCGCTCCAGACCAACAAGGCAGCCGATGCGGTTGCCTTGTTCGATGTTATCGAAAGCGTCGATCGCGACAAGCTGGCCAGAATTCTTGCCACGGAAATGGACAAGCAGAACCGGCGTCTGCCCTGTTTCGTGCAGGTCAATATCGGCGGCGAAGAGCAAAAGGCCGGCGTTTCCACGGCGGAAACCGTAGAATTCGTCGATCGCTGCAGGGATCAATATGGGCTCGATATCGTTGGTTTGATGTGTATTCCCCCGATCGATGAGGCGCCGGGACCATATTTCGCGCAATTGGCGCGCCTGGCAAGGGCGGCAGGGGTCTCTCGGTTGTCCATGGGGATGAGCGCGGACTTTGAAGTGGCAATACTTATGGGCGCGACACAGGTTCGGGTGGGATCCGCGCTTTTTGGGGCGCGATAA
- the leuS gene encoding leucine--tRNA ligase codes for MANASERYNPREQEPHWQKVWAEKKTFETSNDDPRDPYYVLEMFPYPSGRIHVGHVRNYTMGDVVARFQRAKGKKVLHPMGWDAFGMPAENAAMANKVHPRDWTYENIAAMRKQLQSMGFSLDWSREFATCDEEYYHRQQMLFIDMLEAGLVTRKSSKVNWDPVDHTVLANEQVIDGRGWRSGALVEQRELTQWFFKISDFAEDLLSAIDGLTDWPEKVRLMQRNWIGRSEGLRVLFAIASGEAGQDSVEIFTTRPDTLFGASFVALSPDHPMAAHLAESDPALAEFIAECHRMGTSAEVIETAEKRGYRTEITVKHPVIEGATLPVYVANFVLMDYGTGAIFGCPAHDQRDLEFARKYDLPVIPVVLPPDADASEFSIAAEAYTGPGIAFNSGFLDGMDVDAAKDAIARFLETEKVEGKPQGVRQVNYRLRDWGISRQRYWGCPIPVIHCDICGIVPVPKDQLPVRLPEDVEFDTPGNPLDRHPSFKHVDCPSCGSKARRETDTMDTFVDSSWYFARFTAPRAENPTIPEMANEWLPVDQYIGGIEHAILHLLYSRFFARAMSRTGHMDVDEPFKGLFTQGMVTHETYKDKAGNWVSPSEVVLQSTEGKRVATSSVTGDPVTIGSIEKMSKSKRNVIDPDDMIAAYGADTVRWFVLSDSPPERDVQWTEAGIEGAWRFTQRVYKLVGEARELLSLDPAIIDGEDPRTMEILKAAHKATALIEADLAGLRFNRAVAQIYELANAIQKFIPAVSESPSLANISALRTAIERFVQFIAPMMPHLAESCWANLGHQTMICDTAWPEVDPAYLVDDTVVLAVQVNGKRRGEIEMPKDAPSGQAEAAALSLEAVARILDGNPPRKVIVVPNRIVNVVC; via the coding sequence ATGGCAAACGCTTCCGAGCGCTACAATCCGCGCGAACAAGAACCCCATTGGCAAAAGGTCTGGGCGGAGAAGAAAACCTTCGAAACGTCCAACGACGACCCACGCGATCCCTATTACGTGCTTGAGATGTTTCCCTATCCCTCGGGCCGCATCCATGTGGGCCATGTGCGCAATTATACCATGGGCGATGTGGTCGCCCGGTTCCAGCGCGCCAAGGGCAAAAAGGTTCTCCACCCGATGGGATGGGACGCCTTCGGGATGCCCGCCGAGAACGCGGCGATGGCCAACAAGGTCCATCCCCGCGACTGGACCTATGAAAACATCGCGGCAATGCGCAAGCAATTGCAGTCCATGGGATTTTCCCTCGACTGGAGCCGGGAATTTGCGACCTGCGACGAGGAATATTACCACCGCCAGCAGATGCTGTTCATCGACATGCTCGAAGCGGGCCTGGTGACGCGCAAATCCTCCAAGGTCAATTGGGATCCTGTCGACCATACGGTTCTGGCCAATGAACAGGTGATCGACGGCCGCGGCTGGCGCTCGGGCGCGCTGGTCGAACAGCGCGAATTGACCCAATGGTTCTTCAAGATTTCCGACTTCGCCGAGGACCTGCTGTCGGCCATCGATGGCCTGACCGACTGGCCCGAAAAGGTCCGGCTGATGCAGCGCAACTGGATCGGTCGATCTGAAGGGCTGCGGGTGCTGTTCGCGATCGCCTCGGGCGAGGCCGGGCAGGACAGCGTCGAGATTTTCACCACACGTCCCGATACCCTGTTTGGCGCCTCCTTCGTTGCCCTTTCGCCCGACCACCCCATGGCGGCTCATCTGGCCGAATCCGATCCGGCTTTGGCCGAATTCATCGCCGAGTGTCACCGCATGGGCACTTCGGCCGAAGTGATCGAAACCGCCGAAAAGCGGGGCTACCGTACGGAAATTACCGTGAAACATCCGGTGATCGAAGGTGCGACATTGCCCGTCTATGTCGCCAATTTCGTTCTGATGGACTACGGCACCGGCGCGATCTTTGGCTGCCCGGCGCACGATCAGCGCGACCTCGAATTTGCGCGCAAATATGACCTGCCCGTCATCCCTGTCGTCTTGCCGCCCGATGCAGACGCCAGCGAATTTTCCATTGCGGCAGAAGCCTATACAGGACCCGGCATCGCCTTCAATTCGGGTTTCCTCGACGGCATGGACGTCGACGCGGCCAAGGACGCAATCGCCCGTTTCCTGGAAACCGAAAAGGTCGAAGGCAAGCCCCAGGGGGTTCGCCAGGTCAATTATCGCCTGCGCGACTGGGGCATTTCGCGGCAACGCTATTGGGGCTGCCCGATCCCGGTCATCCATTGCGATATCTGCGGCATCGTGCCGGTGCCAAAGGATCAACTGCCCGTGCGGCTGCCCGAAGATGTCGAATTCGATACGCCGGGCAATCCGCTCGATCGCCATCCGAGCTTCAAGCATGTCGATTGCCCCTCTTGCGGCTCGAAAGCGCGCCGGGAAACCGACACTATGGACACCTTTGTCGATTCGTCCTGGTATTTCGCACGCTTTACGGCGCCGCGCGCCGAGAACCCCACGATCCCCGAAATGGCCAATGAATGGCTGCCGGTTGATCAGTATATCGGCGGCATCGAGCACGCCATTCTGCATCTGCTCTATTCGCGCTTCTTTGCCCGCGCCATGAGCCGCACCGGACATATGGACGTCGACGAGCCGTTCAAGGGCCTGTTCACGCAGGGCATGGTCACCCATGAAACCTACAAGGACAAGGCAGGCAACTGGGTCTCTCCTTCCGAGGTGGTTCTGCAGTCGACCGAAGGAAAGCGTGTTGCAACTTCATCGGTCACCGGCGATCCGGTGACCATCGGCTCGATCGAAAAGATGAGCAAATCCAAGCGCAATGTCATCGATCCCGACGACATGATCGCCGCCTATGGCGCAGACACGGTGCGTTGGTTCGTGCTGTCGGATTCGCCGCCCGAACGCGACGTGCAATGGACCGAAGCGGGCATTGAAGGCGCCTGGCGCTTCACGCAACGCGTTTACAAGCTCGTTGGGGAAGCGCGTGAACTGCTTTCGCTCGATCCCGCCATTATCGATGGCGAGGACCCCCGCACAATGGAAATCCTCAAGGCGGCCCATAAGGCAACGGCTCTGATCGAGGCCGATCTGGCAGGTCTGCGCTTCAATCGCGCCGTCGCCCAGATTTACGAGTTGGCCAACGCAATCCAGAAGTTCATCCCTGCGGTGAGCGAATCACCCTCGCTGGCCAATATTTCCGCGCTGCGGACCGCCATCGAGCGTTTTGTGCAGTTCATCGCCCCCATGATGCCGCATCTGGCTGAAAGCTGCTGGGCCAATCTGGGCCACCAGACGATGATTTGCGATACCGCCTGGCCGGAAGTCGATCCAGCCTATCTTGTTGACGATACCGTAGTTCTGGCCGTTCAAGTGAACGGAAAGCGTCGCGGTGAAATCGAAATGCCCAAGGATGCCCCTTCCGGCCAGGCCGAAGCTGCAGCCTTGTCACTCGAAGCGGTTGCCCGCATTCTGGACGGCAATCCACCCCGCAAGGTGATCGTCGTGCCCAACAGGATCGTCAATGTTGTTTGCTAG
- the holA gene encoding DNA polymerase III subunit delta, which translates to MTALKGRDIEKFLSRPDLAAGLVLVYGPDIGLVSENAAQLVKHFAGDPPDPESLSQLHMSEIDADPQHLGILARSPSLFGSQATIRIRAATNKLAPTLVELLDEGAQAVFIVEGADLKPSDALRKHAEARKDARALPCYADTGQTIDGLIRETFAKANISLETDLAPMLRDMLGNDRQVTRSELQKLVLYAGEGGKLTRDDVMRLCGDNAALAIDAVVDAIATGHARRFDDAMTRAAGAGTDAQRLLIVAMQHFSRLRAMRAEIDAGAGIDQVLGRATPRIHFSRKASFEQQLRLWNDDGLAAACNRLASAILESRKSSALAPATGRQALLAICMAAARR; encoded by the coding sequence ATGACCGCTCTCAAGGGTCGCGATATCGAGAAATTTCTCTCGCGCCCCGATTTGGCGGCGGGCCTTGTTCTGGTTTATGGACCCGATATCGGATTGGTCAGCGAGAACGCGGCCCAGCTCGTCAAGCATTTTGCCGGCGATCCGCCCGATCCCGAGAGCCTGTCCCAACTGCATATGAGCGAGATCGATGCCGATCCGCAGCACCTCGGGATATTGGCGCGCAGCCCATCCCTGTTCGGCAGTCAGGCGACAATCCGTATCCGCGCCGCCACGAACAAGCTGGCGCCAACCCTTGTGGAACTGCTCGATGAGGGGGCTCAGGCTGTCTTTATCGTCGAGGGCGCTGATCTCAAACCGTCGGACGCTTTGCGTAAACACGCCGAGGCCCGCAAGGACGCCCGGGCACTTCCGTGCTACGCGGATACCGGGCAGACCATCGACGGCCTGATCCGCGAAACTTTTGCCAAGGCCAATATAAGTTTGGAGACCGATCTGGCGCCTATGCTGCGCGATATGCTGGGCAATGACCGGCAAGTGACCCGCAGCGAACTGCAAAAGCTGGTTCTCTATGCAGGCGAAGGCGGCAAATTAACCCGGGACGACGTCATGCGGCTCTGCGGTGACAACGCGGCACTGGCCATCGACGCCGTGGTCGATGCCATCGCCACGGGCCACGCCCGCCGCTTCGATGACGCCATGACCCGCGCCGCCGGCGCAGGAACCGACGCGCAGCGGCTCCTTATTGTTGCAATGCAGCATTTTTCACGATTGCGGGCCATGCGTGCCGAAATCGATGCCGGGGCCGGCATCGATCAGGTCCTTGGGCGAGCCACGCCGCGCATTCATTTTTCAAGAAAGGCCAGTTTCGAACAGCAGCTCAGGCTGTGGAACGACGACGGCCTCGCAGCAGCCTGCAATCGCTTGGCCAGCGCCATCCTCGAGAGCCGTAAATCGAGCGCGCTTGCTCCGGCCACAGGGCGTCAGGCGCTACTTGCCATATGCATGGCCGCAGCAAGACGATAG
- a CDS encoding ParB/RepB/Spo0J family partition protein: MNDKPTRLGRGLAALIGDMQPLETAPRQAETSSGARRLPVEFIIASRANPRKDFDAELLEDLTNSIREKGVMQPLLVRPSDQGPDVFEIIAGERRWRAAQRAGLHEVPVIIREVDDKEALELAIIENVQRADLNPLEEAQGYGQLIEQFDYTQNDLAQVIGKSRSHVANTLRLLRLPSEVQTMLEHGELTAGHARTLITSDDPLALARRIVDAGLSVREAEALHQQGTEARRPQPAGEKRSSSKDADTLALEKQLSDALGLSVTLDHKDRGGKLEIRYKTLEQLDGICARLLPH; the protein is encoded by the coding sequence ATGAACGATAAACCCACACGTCTCGGCCGCGGCCTTGCCGCCCTCATCGGAGATATGCAACCGCTCGAGACTGCCCCGCGCCAGGCGGAAACATCGTCTGGCGCGCGCCGGCTGCCGGTCGAATTCATCATTGCCAGCCGCGCCAACCCGCGTAAGGATTTCGATGCCGAGTTGCTCGAGGATCTGACCAATTCAATCCGTGAAAAGGGCGTCATGCAGCCACTTCTGGTGCGTCCGAGCGACCAGGGCCCGGATGTGTTTGAAATTATCGCCGGCGAGCGGCGCTGGCGTGCGGCGCAGCGCGCCGGTCTGCATGAAGTGCCCGTCATCATCCGCGAGGTCGATGACAAGGAAGCGCTCGAACTGGCGATCATCGAAAACGTCCAGCGCGCCGACCTGAACCCGCTTGAGGAAGCGCAGGGTTATGGACAACTGATCGAACAGTTCGATTACACGCAGAATGATCTGGCGCAAGTCATCGGAAAGTCCCGATCCCACGTCGCCAATACGCTGAGGCTGTTGCGCCTGCCGAGCGAGGTTCAGACAATGCTCGAGCATGGCGAACTGACCGCCGGCCATGCGCGAACCCTGATTACATCCGACGACCCATTGGCTCTGGCGCGCCGGATCGTCGATGCGGGACTTTCGGTGCGCGAGGCCGAAGCCTTGCATCAGCAGGGTACCGAGGCGCGCCGTCCGCAACCGGCTGGCGAGAAGCGTAGCTCCTCCAAGGATGCGGATACGCTGGCGCTCGAAAAGCAGTTGTCCGATGCGCTGGGTCTTTCCGTTACGCTCGATCATAAGGATCGTGGGGGGAAGCTGGAAATCCGCTACAAGACTTTGGAGCAGCTCGACGGAATTTGTGCCCGGCTCTTGCCCCACTAG
- a CDS encoding ParA family protein produces MHPRIITLANQKGGVGKTTTAINLATALAAIGERVLIVDLDPQGNASTGLGLGRQQRERSSYDLLLNEATVKHAAVRTNVPNVAIVPSTMDLLGVELMIAAERDRAFRLKSALDNVSEVNIDGKPITYVLIDCPPSLNLLTINALTAADAVLVPLQCEFFALEGLSQLLQTIEQIRSTLNPRLSIQGVVMTMFDKRNNLSEQVLSDVREHMGTLVYDTVIPRNVRLSEAPSYGKPALLYDLKCAGSQAYLRLATEVIKRERQLRAA; encoded by the coding sequence ATGCATCCGCGTATCATTACACTCGCCAATCAGAAGGGTGGCGTCGGCAAGACGACGACGGCCATCAACCTCGCAACAGCCCTTGCGGCGATCGGCGAGCGGGTTCTGATCGTCGATCTCGATCCCCAGGGCAATGCCTCCACCGGTCTCGGTCTCGGCCGCCAGCAGCGTGAGCGCTCGTCCTACGATCTGCTGCTCAACGAAGCGACGGTCAAGCATGCGGCGGTCCGCACCAATGTGCCCAACGTGGCCATCGTCCCTTCGACGATGGATCTGCTGGGGGTCGAATTGATGATCGCCGCCGAGCGTGATCGGGCGTTCCGCCTGAAGTCCGCGCTGGACAATGTCAGCGAAGTGAACATCGACGGCAAGCCGATCACCTATGTGCTGATCGACTGCCCGCCTTCGCTCAACCTGCTCACCATCAATGCTCTGACGGCGGCGGATGCCGTTCTCGTGCCGCTGCAGTGCGAATTCTTTGCACTCGAGGGTTTGAGCCAATTGCTTCAAACCATTGAGCAAATCCGCTCGACACTCAATCCGCGCCTATCGATCCAGGGTGTCGTGATGACAATGTTCGACAAGCGCAACAATTTGTCCGAACAGGTTCTCAGCGATGTGCGCGAGCATATGGGGACACTGGTTTACGATACGGTCATTCCGCGCAATGTCCGTCTTTCCGAGGCGCCGAGCTATGGCAAACCGGCGCTTCTGTACGATCTTAAATGCGCCGGAAGTCAGGCCTACCTTCGATTGGCCACCGAAGTCATCAAACGCGAACGCCAGTTGCGGGCGGCCTGA
- the rsmG gene encoding 16S rRNA (guanine(527)-N(7))-methyltransferase RsmG, translating into MSGAAQRIADLERHNAAMFGNVEVTSTQLHSFLGHLLRWQKVQNLVSRETPGDLWSRHILDSLQILPLIGPISGPLRILDIGSGGGFPAIPMAIALRDIDFSMHLIESNTRKCAFLRATAREFDLPITVHTARIEAVPPATIGSIDLFTSRALAPLPLLLSYIHRFWSPESRAILHKGRENGEELKSADSDWVYDVLKHQSATDKDGVLLEISHLRPRT; encoded by the coding sequence ATGAGCGGCGCGGCGCAGCGCATCGCCGATCTTGAGCGCCATAATGCGGCAATGTTCGGCAATGTTGAGGTAACTTCCACTCAACTCCATAGTTTTTTGGGTCATCTTTTGCGTTGGCAGAAGGTTCAGAATCTGGTTTCACGTGAAACACCTGGCGATCTGTGGTCCCGCCATATCCTTGATTCGCTTCAGATTTTGCCGCTGATCGGGCCGATTTCCGGGCCGTTGCGCATTCTCGATATCGGCAGCGGCGGGGGTTTTCCGGCGATTCCGATGGCCATCGCGCTGCGGGACATCGATTTTTCGATGCATCTGATCGAATCCAACACACGAAAATGTGCGTTTCTGCGCGCGACGGCGCGCGAATTCGATCTCCCGATAACCGTTCATACGGCCCGAATCGAGGCGGTGCCACCCGCAACCATAGGTTCGATCGACCTTTTTACGTCCCGGGCGCTGGCACCCCTGCCGCTGCTTTTGAGCTATATTCACCGCTTCTGGAGCCCGGAAAGTCGCGCCATTCTGCATAAGGGGCGCGAAAATGGGGAAGAACTGAAATCAGCGGATTCAGATTGGGTTTACGATGTGTTAAAGCATCAAAGTGCGACGGACAAAGACGGCGTTCTGCTCGAGATTTCCCATCTGCGGCCTCGCACCTAA